GCGGAGTGGGACCGCGTGGTGAAGCCGTACAAGGACAAACTCGCGAACCTGGACGCGCAACAGGCGCATCTTCGCGCCGAACAAACCAAACTGGTCCGGGAGCTGAAAGCCCGCGCTGAAACCACGGGGCGCGTACTCGCGCGAGGCGAGATCCCCGACGGCGGCGAACAGGTGTTCGACAAGCTTCCTGCCGAGATCGAAGTGCGAGCGGGGCAGTTCCTCCAGCTTTCGGTCACTCCGCTGAAGAACCACGGCGCGGATTCCACGCTCATCGAATGGGACATTGCCGAGGTTGGCGGGAAAGAGCGCCGGTGGAACCTCACGGCCGATGTGCTTGACGATCTGCTCGCCGGGAACCCGCACGGGGACACACACGGCAACAAGCGCGTGTGGTGGTTCCTCGACACACGCGACGGCCCGATTCCGCTTTCCGAATCCGCACGCGACCTTTCGGGTAAGCCCGGCCTGAATGCGTGGCGCAATGGCGACACGCCATCGGTGTTCGCGAACTGCGCGAAAGAACCGGCACCCGTATGGACGAAGCTCCCGGGGCGATCCGTGTTCGTTCACCCCGGACCGAACGGAAACGTTGCGGTGGGTTGGCTCAGCCCGGTGGATGGGAAGATTCGCATCACCGGTCGCATCAGAGACGCCCACCCGGGCGGGCCGGACGGCGTCGGTTGGGTGCTCGAACGCTTCACGGGCGAAAGGGGGGCGGATTTGCTCGCGGTCGCGGGCAAGTCCGAAAAACAACAGGCGCTCGAACGCGAGCGGGCCGCATTGGTCGGCTCCGCGCCGGTCCAGGACGTCGCGTTCGCGGTGATGGAATCGACCCCGCACGACGTGAAGGTTCATCTCCGCGGTGATCCGGAGAAGCTCGGACCGGTCGTTCCGCGGCGCTGGCTTGAAGTGTTCGGCGGTGAACTGCTCCCTGCCAAAGCTGGGAGCGGGCGCCTGGAACTCGCCGGGTGGATCACCGCGAAGAACAACCCGCTGACGGCGCGCGTGATGGTGAACCGCATCTGGTTGCACCACTTCGGTAAGGGGTTAGTCAAGACGCCGAACGATTTCGGCGCGCGCGGAAGTGCCCCGTCGCACCCGGAATTGCTCGACTGGCTCGCGAGCGAATTCGTCGAAAAGAAGTGGAGTGTCAAGGCACTTCACCGCCAGATCATGCTCTCCGCGACGTACCAGCAAGCCAGCGTGTTGCGGCCCGACGCGGCCAAGATCGATGCGAACAACGACTTATATTGGCGCTTCGACCGGCGCCGGCTCAGTGGCGAAGAGCTGCGCGATTCACTCCTCACCGCGAGTGGACAACTCGATCGCAAACCGGGTGGTGCGCACCCGTTCCCGCCCGAAGCGAGTTGGAGTTACTCGCAACACGTTCCGTTCAGCACCTTCTACGAATCCGACAAACGGAGCGTGTACCTCATTAGCGTGCGCAACCGCCGGCACCCGTTCCTCGGGCTGTTCGACGGCGCGGACCCGAACGCGACGACCCCGCAGCGACAGGACACCACCGTCCCGACCCAGGCGCTCTACTTCCTCAACGACCCGTTCTTCCACGGGCAATCGGAAAAGGTCGCGGCGCACGCGCTGGCAAAGCCCGAACCTGCCCGACTCGACGAACTGTTTCGCGCCGCGTTCCAACGAACCCCGACCGCCAAAGAACAGGATGCAGCGAATGCGTTCTTGAAGCGGTACACGGCCACACTCACCGAGACCCCACCTGCTGATCGCACGAAGGCGGCATGGGCCGCACTCGCCCGTGTGCTATTGGCGAGTAACGAATTTCTCTATTTGGACTGAACATGCACTCTCCTACTCGCCGCGGGTTCGTGCAGTCGGCTGTGGCCGGTTCGCTGCTCATGCCCGGTATCCTCAGCGAACTCCTCGCGAGCGACGCGGCCGACCCGCTCGCGCCGAAGAAGCCGCACTTCGCGCCGAAGGCCAAGGCGGTCATCTTCCTGTTCATGAGTGGCGGTGTGTCGCACGTCGATTCGTTCGATCCGAAGCCGAAGCTCACGGCGAACCACGGCAAAACGGTCGCGCTCGATCACCCGGAAACGCGCAACCGGCCCGGGTACGAGAAACTGTTCCTCAAGCAGCCGAACTGGAAATTCGCCCCGCGTGGCAAGAGCGGCATCGAGACGAGCGACCTGTTCCCGCACTTGGCGAAGCAGATTGATGACATCGCGCTCGTCCGTTCGATGCACACGAGCCACTCGAACCACTACAACGCGACGCTCGGGATGCACACCGGGTCGTTCACGGTCGCGCGGCCGAGCATCGGCTCGTGGATGAGTTACGGCCTCGGTACGTCGAACCGGAACCTGCCGTCGTTCCTCGTGCTCGCGCCACAAATGCCCTACGCGGGCACGCAGGTGTGGGCCTCGGACTTCCTCCCCGGCGCGCACCAGGGCACGCGGGTGATTCCGGGCACGGAGCCGATCGCGAACCTCAAGCGCCGCGTGCCCACCGCACAGCGCCAGGAACTCGAACTGGACGCGATGAAGGCGTTCAACGAAGCGCACCAGAGCACGCGCGCGGACGATCCGAACCTCGCCGCGCGGATCAAGTCCTTCGAGACGGCCGCGGGGATGCAGTCCGAAATGCCCGCGGCCCTCGACTTGTCGAAGGAAACGGACGAGACGCTTGCGCTGTACGGGCTGAAGCGCGGGCAGCAGGAGGGGTTCGGCTGGCAGTGCCTCGTCGCCCGGCGGTTGGTCGAGCGCGGCGTGCGCTTCGTGGAGCTGATTCACACCGGGTCGAGCGCGAACTGGGACTCGCACGGAAACATGGCCGATCACGGCCGGTTGGCCCAGCAGGTCGATCAGCCGATGGCGGGCCTCATCACGGACCTGAAGCGCGTGGGGCTGTTCGACGACGTGCTCGTCGTGTGGACCACGGAGTTCGGGCGCACGCCGTTTAACAACACCGCGGACAACCCCGGGCGCGAGCACCATAACTGGGCGTTCAGTTCGTGGCTGGCAGGCGCCGGGGTCAAGCGCGGGGTCGCTTACGGCACGACCGACGAGCACGGCATCAAGCCCGTGGAGAAACCGGTCCATGTTCACGACTTCCACGCGACGATTCTCCACCTCATGGGCATCAACCACGAGAAACTGACCTACCGGCACGCGGGTCGCGACTACCGCCTCACGGACGTCGAGGGCGAAGTGGTGAAGGGCGTACTGTCCTGACGAGCCCGAGTTGGTACGATCGCTAACACCATGCCGTTCACTCACACCGTTCGCGGCGAGCGCTTCGTCTTCGCCGACCTGCGCGAATTACTCGCGAAGGCCAACGAGCCGAAGTCCGGCGACGTGCTCGCGGGCCTCTCGGCTGGGTCCGAGCGCGAGCGCGTTGCAGCTAAACTCGCACTCGCTGATGTGCCGCTTTCTTTCATCGTTGACACACCCGTCATCGATCCGGACATAGACGACGTTTCCAAGCTGATTCTCGACACGCACGACCAGAAGGCGTTCGGGTGGATCGGTTCGCTCACGGTGGGCGAGCTCCGTGAGTTCTTGCTGGAAGAATCCACCACGGGAGAAGTGCTTCGCGGATTGACGTGGGGAGTTTCGCCGGAAGTGGCCGCGGCCGTCGCGAAGCTGATGAGCAACAAGGAGCTTGTCTTCGTCGCATCCAAGATCCGCAACGTGACCCGGTGTCGGAACACGTTAGGCGGGCCGGGCGTTTTCGGTGTCCGCGTGCAGCCGAATCACCCGACCGATGATCTCGCGGGCATCCTGGTGAGTGCGGTCGACGGCCTCGCTTACGGGTGCGGCGACGCGGTTATCGGCGTAAACCCCGCGATCGATTCCGTCGAAACGGTGTCCGCGATTCTGCACCTGTTGGATCGCCTCATCACGAAACTCGGCGCGCCGACGCAGGCGTGCTGCCTTGCGCACATCACCACGCAACTTGCGGCTCTCGATCGCGGCGCACCGGTTGACCTCCTGTTTCAATCGGTTGCGGGGACGCAAGCGGCCAATCGGAGCTTCGGCGTTACGCTTTCGATGCTTAAGGAGGGCCGGGAGCGCGTGCTCGAATCGCACCGTAGGCGCGATGTGAATTGGGTCGGCGAGCAGGTCATGTACTTCGAGACGGGGCAGGGGAGCGCACTGTCTGCTGAAGCGCACCACGGCGTGGATCAACTCACCCTGGAAGCGCGCGCACACGCCGTAGCCCGGGCCTTTGACCCGTTCCTGGTGAACACGGTGGTCGGGTTCATCGGCCCCGAGTACCTGGCGGACGAGCGGCAGATCATTCGGGCTGGGTTGGAGGATCACTTCATCGGGAAGTTGCTCGGCCTGCCAATGGGGGTGGACGTGTGCTACACCAATCACGCCGACGCGGACCAGAACTCCGCGGATAACTTGCTGCTCTTACTCGCTGCGGCCGGGTGCAATTACATCATGGGCGTGCCGTGTACTGACGACGTGATGTTGAACTACCAGTCCACGAGTTACCACGACGCTGCGACCGTGCGGAGCTTATTCGGACTTCACCCCGCACCCGAGTTCCGCGCGTGGCTCGAAACCTACGGCCTTACACGCGACGGGAAATTGACGAGCAGCGCACGCCCGGAGCTGTTGGGAAGTATCAACATACTGACGGGGTGAGAGGGAAATCCACATCTAAAACAAAGCGAGAGGCTACGAAACGTGCTTGTGTCTGATCCGCGTGATCTGCGTTCTCCGCGGTTCTTCCTTCGGCACTCGGGAGGGAAATGACGGCCGAAACCGAGTGCCCGGACCGGAGTTGGGCATTTTCTGCATTGATGGCGGGCACATTTTGAGTATGTTTACATTGTTCATTATGTGAGTTTTGCTTGGATAGTGAACGCTTTACAGCTAAGCGTATCCTTTGGGTACGACGTTTGCACCTGCCTTTAAATCCATGCAGCCAGTCTCTCCTCCGTTTACCCCTTCCCCTCTGGTTCCCGAGGGGCTTTATCACCCATCTTTTGAGCGCGACGCCTGTGGCGTCGGGTTTCTTGCCGATTTAAAAGGTCGGCGGACGCACGACACCGTTCGCGACGCTCTACAGCTCCTTCGCAACCTCCAACACCGCGGTGCGTGCGGGTGCGATCAGGACACCGGTGACGGCGCGGGGATTCTGCTCCAACTTCCCGACCCGTTCTTCCGCGACGCGAGCACGAAACTCGGGCTGAGCCTGCCCGCGCGCGGCGACTACGGCGTCGCGTTCTGCTTCCTGCCGACCGATGCCACGCACCGCGCCGCCGCGCGCCGGGCGGTCGAAGAGGTCGTCGGCACGGAAGGGCAGGTCATTTTGGGCTGGCGGCCCGTTCCCGTGGTCTCGAGCGCGATCGGCTGGTTGGCTCAATCGTCCGAGCCGGTGATGGAGCAGTTGCTCATCGGGCGCGGGAAGAGTGCGCCCGACACAGCCGCGTTCGAGCGGAAACTGTACGTGATCCGCCGGCGCGCCGAACTGTGGGCCGCAGCGCAACCCGTGGGTACGGCGACGGGGTTCGCGATCGCTAGTTGCAGCTCGCGCACGATCGTTTACAAGGGGATGCTCAAGCCGGACCAGCTTGAAGCTTACTTCCCGGACCTCTCGCACCCCGGCACGGAATCGGCCCTCGCGCTCGTTCACAGCCGGTACAGCACGAACACGTTCCCGCAGTGGGCGCTCGCGCAACCGTTCCACACGCTCGCGCACAACGGCGAAATCAACACGCTCAACGGGAACGTTCACTGGCTCAAGGCGCGCCAGTCGATGATGGCCGGTGGCGCGCTCGGCGACGACCTCGCCAAAGTGCTCCCGCTGAACTTCGAGGGGCTGAGTGACTCGGCCGTTCTCGACCGGGCAGTCGAACTGCTCGTGCAGTCCGGGCGCAGCCTGCCGCACGCGATGATGATGCTCGTTCCGGAGGCCTACGAGGAGCAGAAGCACCTCGACCCAGACATCCGCGGGTTCTTCCGCTACCACCGGTGCCTTACCGAGCCGTGGGACGGCCCCGCGAACCTGTCCTTCACCGACGGCACTATCATCGGGGCAATGCTCGACCGGAACGGGCTGCGCCCGGGGCGGTTCGTCGTCACGGACGAACGGGTGATCGTCGCCAGTGAAGTGGGCGCCCTTCCCACTCCCGCGAGCGAGGTCCGCTCGACCGGTCGGCTTCAGCCCGGCAAACTGTTCATCGTCGATACGGCTCGCGGGAAGGTGATTACGGACGAAGAGATCAAGCTCGAAGTGGCGCGCGCGCAGCCGTATCGTGCGTGGGCCGAGCAGAACCTGATTCAACTCGATGACCTCCCCGTCGCGCCCGTCGTGGCCGCTGAGGAGACCGCGCCCACTCGTCAGCGCCAGCACGCCTTCGGATACACACAGGAAGACGTTTCCCGCGTGCTCCTGCCGATGGCGCAGGACGGTCAGGAGCCGGTGTCCAGCATGGGCACCGACACCCCGCTCGCGGTGCTCAGCGACCGCGCGCAGCTCCTGTTCAACTACTTCAAGCAGTTGTTCGCCCAGGTCACCAACCCGCCGATCGATCCGATCCGCGAGAAGGTGGTCATGAGCACCGAGTCGCTGATCGGGTGCGAAACGAACCTGCTTTCGGAAACGCCTGAACACGCGCGCCTGCTGCGCCTGAAGGGGCCGGCGCTCACCGACGAAGAGTTCACGAAGATCCGGGCACTCGATAAGCCCGGGCTGAAGGCCCGCACGCTCAGCACGCTGTTCGCAAAGGACGCCGGCGAGCCGGGGCTGGCTGCAGCGGTGGAGGCTCTCTGTGCGGCAGCCGCCGAAGCGGTGAAGGGCGGATGCAGCATCCTGATTCTGTCCGACCGTGGAGTGAGCGCGGAGTGCGTTCCGATCCCGTCGCTGCTCGCAACCGCGGCGGTGAATCACCACCTAATCCGTACCGGTCTGCGTGTGAAGTGCGGTCTGGTTGTCGATACCGGCGAGGCGCGTGAGGTTCACCACTTCGCACTGCTCGTGGGGTATGGCGCCGCTGCGGTCAACTCGTACCTCGCGTTCGAGACGTACCGCGATCTCGCGGCCGAGGGGATGCTGGTTGATGCACACGGCGCCCAACTGGACCTGACGAAGGCGTTCAAGAACTACGCGAAGGCGATCAACGCGGGCTTGCTGAAGGTGTTCAGCAAGATGGGTATCAGCACCCTGATGAGCTACCGTGGCGCGCAGATTTTCGAGGCCATCGGGCTGAACGCCGATGTCATCGACCGGTACTTCACGGACACCCCGAGCCGGATCGCTGGTATCGGTCTGGCCGAGATCGCGCGGGAATCGCTCACGCGCCACGCGGTCGGGTTCCCGGGTGATCCGGACGCGGAATCGCCCGAACTCGACGTCGGCGGCGAGATCATGTGGCGGCGCCGCGGCGAGCACCGCATGTGGAACCCGGAGACGGTCCAGACGCTCCAGCACGCGGTTCGCCAGGAGAGCCGATCGGCGTACCGCGAATTCGCGCGTGCAGCGAACGACGAGAGCCGGCACCTCTGCACGCTCCGCGGGTTGCTCGGGGTCAAGAAGGCGAACAAGGCGATCCCGCTGGAGTTAGTCGAACCGGCGAAGGAGATCGTGAAGCGGTTCTTCACCGGGGCGATGAGCTTTGGGAGCATCAGCAAAGAGGCTCACGAGACGCTCGCGATCGCGCTGAACCGCGTCGGCGGGCGCTCGAATACAGGTGAGGGCGGCGAAGACCCGGTCCGGTTCAAGCCGGACGGCAACGGCGACCGGCGCGGCAGCGCCATCAAGCAGGTGGCGAGCGGCCGGTTCGGGGTCACCGCGAACTACCTCGCGAACGCGGTCGAGATTCAGATCAAGATGGCCCAGGGCGCGAAGCCCGGGGAGGGCGGGCAGCTCCCGGGCCACAAGGTCGATAGCGCGATCGCCAAGACGCGGTACAGCACGCCGGGCGTCGGGCTGATCTCACCCCCGCCGCACCACGACATCTACAGCATCGAAGATTTGGCGCAGCTTATCTTCGACCTGAAGAACTCGAACCCGCACGCGGAGATTTCCGTCAAGCTCGTGGCCGCCGCGGGCGTGGGGACGATCGCGACTGGTGTGGCGAAGGGGTATGCCGACCGCATCCTCATTAGCGGGGACAGCGGTGGTACGGGGGCCAGCCCACTGTCAAGCATTCGGCACGCGGGGGTGCCGTGGGAACTTGGGCTCGCGGAAGCGCAACAGGTACTGGTCCGGAACGGGCTGCGCGGTCGCGTCCGGCTCCAGGCCGACGGGCAGATGAAGACCGGGCGCGATGTGGTCATCGCCGCGTGTCTCGGCGCCGAAGAGTACGGCTTCGCGACCGCACCGCTGATCGCGCTCGGCTGCGTGATGATGCGGAAGTGTCACCTCAACACGTGCCCGGTCGGGATCGCGACGCAAGACCCGGTTCTGCGGGCGCAGTTCTCTGGCGAACCGGAACACGTCGTCAACTATCTGTTCTTCGTGGCCGAGGAAGTGCGAGAGTTGTTGAGCGAAATGGGGTTCCGCACACTCGACGAGGTCGTCGGGCGCCCGGACCTGCTCTCGCAACTCGATCTCTCGTGGCACTGGAAGGCGAAGCACCTGGACCTGTCCGCGCTGCTCACGCGCCCGCAGGCACAGTTCGGCTCGATCGTCCGGTGCGTCGAGCGCCAGCCGGACATCCTCGCGGAACAACTCGACTGGGAAGTGGTGCGTGCGGCGAAGGATGCAGTCGAGCACCCGCGCCGGTTGCAACTGGCGCTGCCGATTACCAACCGCAACCGCACGACTGGCACGCTGTTGAGCTACTTCGTTACCGCGAAGTACGGCGAAACCGGGCTGCGTGAGGACACGATCGACCTGCGGTTCACCGGGACCGCTGGCCAGAGCTTCGGGGCGTTCGCGACGCGCGGGATCACGTTGCGGCTCCGCGGTCAGGCGAACGACTACGTCGGGAAGGGGCTTTCGGGCGGCAAACTGATCGTCGCCCCGCCGCCCGAAGCCGGGTACGTCGCGGAAGAGAACGTCGTGATCGGGAACGTGGCGCTGTACGGCGCGACCGGCGGTGAGGCGTACTTCTGCGGCCGCGCCGGGGAACGCTTCGCGGTCCGTAACAGCGGAGCGAAAGCAGTCGTCGAGGGGATCGGTGACCACGGGTGCGAGTACATGACAGGCGGGGTCGTCGTGGTACTCGGCTCGACGGGCCGGAATTTCGCGGCCGGTATGAGCGGCGGGTTCGCGTATGTGTACGACCCGGACGGGACGTTCCGCGAGAACTGCAACACGGAAATGGTCGATCTCGTTCCGGTCGACCACTACAAGGACGTCGGCACGCTCAGCAACCTGATTAACCGGCACGTGCTTTACACCGGTTCGGCGGTCGGTAACGCGATCGTCGATGACTTCGCCGCGGCCCTCGGCAAGTTCGTGAAGGTGTTCCCGAAGGACTACCGCCGCGTGCTCGAACAGAGCCGTGCCGTGCAGCGGCAGTGGGAACTCGTGAACGGGTAACGCCCACTCCTCCGATCCCAGGGCAACGCCCTGGGTTCGGGGCGGGAAACCGCCCTGAGAATAATCCGGGGGAACGTCCCGGGAACAATCCGGGACAGCAATCCTGGGTTTGACGCGAATCGCGACGTGATTCCCCACCCTCAACCCTAACCCCCGACCCCTACGACAATGGCCGACCCGCGCGGGTTTTTGAACGTTGAGCCGCAGAAGCCGACCCCGAGGCCGGTCCACCTGCGCATCCGCGATTACGACGAACTGTACCAAGAGATGCCGGCCGAGAGCACGCGGGCGCAAGCGACCCGGTGCATGGACTGCGGCATCCCCTTCTGCCACACCGGGTGCCCGCTCGGTAACCGCATCCCGGACTGGAACGACCTCGTTCACCGGAACCGGTGGAAGGAAGCACTCGCCGCGCTCCACGACACGAACAACTTCCCGGAGTTCACGGGCAAAACGTGCCCCGCGCCGTGTGAGGCGTCGTGCGTTCTCGCGCTCAACGGCACCGCGGTCACGATCAAGACCATCGAGCAGGCGATCGTGGACCGCGGCTGGGAACAGGGGTGGATCATCCCCGAACCGCCGCGCCACGAAACCGGCAAGTCGGTCGGTGTCGTGGGTAGCGGGCCGGCCGGCCTCGCGGCCGCACAACAACTGCGCCGGGCCGGGCACGCGGTCACCGTGTACGAGCGCGCGGACCGTGCCGGTGGGCTGCTTACCTACGGTATCCCCGACTTCAAGATGTCCAAGGAGTACGTCACCCGGCGCGTGGACCAGCTCCGTGCGGAGGGGATCGAGTTCGTGCTCAGCGCCGACGTCGGGGGCGCGATCGACCCGCAGGAGTTGCGCCGCAAGCACGACGCGCTGTTGCTGACCGTCGGGGCGACCCGGCCGCGGGAACTGCCGATCACGGGCCGCAACTTGAAGGGCGTCGTCCAGGCGATGACGTTCCTGACCGCCCAGAACCGGCGCGGGTTCGGCGACACACTCGATGCCGAAACGATTACCGCCGCCGGCAAGAACGTGATTATCATCGGGGGCGGTGACACCGCGTCCGACTGCCTCGGGACGTGCCACCGGCAGGGGGCGAAGTCGGTCCTTCAGCTCGACTACAACCCGTGTCCGCCGGAGGACATGAACCCGGAAACGCCGTGGCCGCTGTGGCCGAAGATCCTCCGTATTACGCCGGCGCACGAGGAGGGCGGCAAGCGCGACTGGCAGATCAAGACGCAGCACTTTGCCGGTGACGACCAGGGCCACGTTACGGAACTGCACGCGGTCCGGATTCACCACTACTACGACAAAGAGGGGGAACGGCAGTTCGAGGAGTTGCATGGCTCCGAACTCGTGTTCCCGTGTGACTTGGTGCTGCTCGCGATCGGGTTTGCCGGACCCGAACAGAGCCTCCCGGAACGGTTGGGGTTGGCCCTGACGACTAACGGCGCGATCCGGAGTGATAGCAAGTACGCGACCTCGGTTCCCGGTGTGTTCGCGGCCGGGGACTGCCGACGGGGGCAGTCGCTCGTGGTCTGGGCAATCGCGGAGGGGCGTGAAGCGGCCCGGCACATTGACGAGTCGCTGACCGGGCGCCCGAGCCGGCTTCGGGGCCGCGACCTTCCCCTCGGTTTGATTCGGTAACGCGAGAATCCATCGCTCGCTTTGATGGGGATTTAACAAAACAGTTACGCGCGGTACGGCCCTTTCGTACCGCGCGTAATTTCACTTCAGCAGTCGGGTTAGTGGACCGAAGTTGAGAGGCGCCAGCACTTCATATCTCTGGTATGCTTGTCTCACTCGCACAGAGGCCGTCGGGTCCAGTTAGCGTCAACTGCGGCGTAACGCCGCGGGTGGTTTCGAGGTGACTTCCAATTAAAAGTATCTCCGCGCACAACAGATTTGCGCACGGAGAGATCGAGCAATAGTAAGTCAGTGACCCCGGCGGTTCCGGTGGGAGGCTGGTCCAATTACGTAAGCAATCCGGACGAATCAGTTTGAGATTCGACCCGGATTTGGCGAAGCAACTCGTGCTGCGTATTTCGGCATCACACTTGCAATTACTCTGGTGATTAACCCAAATATGGCTTGATTCGACCGCAGACACAACATCAGTGCCTGATTTGCGCGCGGCCGAAGCCTGGTAATGTGGCAGGAGCTTCCCATGCCCACTCTAGGAACCCCGTCCCGTTTGGCCCCGAGCCTCAACGGGTCATTGGTCAGTAAGCCGCGTCTCTTCGACAATTACGCCCCCCACGGGACGGCTTGGGACGAACTCTTCGACCGCACACCCGTCCCACACCAACACTGCTCCGCGGTTGTTGAGCGCCTCGGGCGGTTCCACATTCACGAGTTCCAGGCGAAGCGCAGCAACGCGGACCTGGCTTTCGTTAATCAGGGCGTCACGTTCAGCGTTTATTCCGATCGGCGCGGCGTCGAGAAGATCTTCCCGTTCGACCTGATCCCGCGCCCGATTCCGGCGGCCGAGTGGTACGGGCTGGAAGCCGGACTCGTTCAGCGCGTCCGGGCGCTCAATCTGTTCCTCCACGACGTGTACCACGACCAGCGGATTCTCCGCGAGGGCGTGATCCCGACCGAACTCGTGCTCGGCTCGAAGGGCTTCCGCAAGGAGATGATCGGCTTCACCCCACCGGGTGGGGTTTACATCCACATCTGCGGAACCGACCTCATTCGGGACACCGCGGGTCAGTTCCTCGTGCTCGAAGACAACGGCCGGACGCCGAGCGGTGTGAGCTACGTTCTCGAGAACCGGGCCGTGATGAAGAAGGTGTTCCCACAGCTGTTCGCGGACATCCGGGTGAAGCGCGTTGAGGATTATCCGCGGCGCCTGCGCGACGCACTAGCGTCGGTTGCACCGACTTCCGCGAGCACGTCGCCGCACGTCGTGGTGCTCTCGCCGGGGCAGTACAACTCCGCGTACTTCGAGCACAGTTTCCTCGCGCGGCACATGGGCGTGGAACTCGTGTTCGGCCAGGACTTGTTCGTTCACGACGACGTGGTCTATCTGAAGACCACACGCGGCCCGCAGCGCGTGGACGTGATCTACCGCCGATTGGACGATGACTTCCTCGACCCCGAGGCGTTCCGCCCCGACAGTTTGTTGGGGGTGCCGGGGCTGTTCCGCGCGTACCGCGCCGGCAACGTGACTCTCGCGAACGCGGTCGGCACCGGCGTCGCCGATGACAAGGCCGTGTACCCGTACACCGAGGACATGATCCGCTTCTACCTGTCCGAAGAGCCGCTCCTGAAGAACGTGCCGACACACATCTGTGCCCGCCCGGAGGACGAGAAATACACTCTCGCTCACCTCGACGAACTGGTCGTCAAGGCGGTGAACGAGTCCGGCGGATACGGCATGCTGATGGGGCCGTTCAGTACCGCGGCGCAGCGCGCGGAGTTCGCGGAGAAAATTAAGGACAACCCGCGCAACTACGTCGCGCAACCGGTCGTGACGCTGAGCACCTGTCCGACCTGGACCGACGAGGGCGTCGCCCCGCGCCACGTC
This region of Gemmata massiliana genomic DNA includes:
- a CDS encoding ethanolamine ammonia-lyase subunit EutB codes for the protein MPFTHTVRGERFVFADLRELLAKANEPKSGDVLAGLSAGSERERVAAKLALADVPLSFIVDTPVIDPDIDDVSKLILDTHDQKAFGWIGSLTVGELREFLLEESTTGEVLRGLTWGVSPEVAAAVAKLMSNKELVFVASKIRNVTRCRNTLGGPGVFGVRVQPNHPTDDLAGILVSAVDGLAYGCGDAVIGVNPAIDSVETVSAILHLLDRLITKLGAPTQACCLAHITTQLAALDRGAPVDLLFQSVAGTQAANRSFGVTLSMLKEGRERVLESHRRRDVNWVGEQVMYFETGQGSALSAEAHHGVDQLTLEARAHAVARAFDPFLVNTVVGFIGPEYLADERQIIRAGLEDHFIGKLLGLPMGVDVCYTNHADADQNSADNLLLLLAAAGCNYIMGVPCTDDVMLNYQSTSYHDAATVRSLFGLHPAPEFRAWLETYGLTRDGKLTSSARPELLGSINILTG
- a CDS encoding PSD1 and planctomycete cytochrome C domain-containing protein → MCYPSRWVVAFVGLLGGAATTRGADPTDHFEAKVRPVLVQHCIKCHGPEKQKGGLRLDSKTGWQTGGESGPSLVPGKPAESLLIKALSGADGVSQMPPNGKLTAAEIAALEQWVKDGAVDPRMGGPARLGGVTAAEAKDWWSFRSVIRPAVPKSAGTNAIDAFIRAKLAGANLNLSPAADKRTLIRRATYDLTGLPPTPQEIEAFLKDDSPEAFAKVVDRLLASPAYGERWGRHWLDLVRYADTAGENSDHPLPHAWRYRNWVIDAVNRDVPYDEFLRDQLAGDIVAARNPNEKYAPRVVATGFLALARRFGHDIDKDIHLTYEDTIDTVGKAFLGLTIGCARCHDHKYDAITAKDYYALYGILDSTKFAFPGCEPQQRPRDLVPLMPPAEWDRVVKPYKDKLANLDAQQAHLRAEQTKLVRELKARAETTGRVLARGEIPDGGEQVFDKLPAEIEVRAGQFLQLSVTPLKNHGADSTLIEWDIAEVGGKERRWNLTADVLDDLLAGNPHGDTHGNKRVWWFLDTRDGPIPLSESARDLSGKPGLNAWRNGDTPSVFANCAKEPAPVWTKLPGRSVFVHPGPNGNVAVGWLSPVDGKIRITGRIRDAHPGGPDGVGWVLERFTGERGADLLAVAGKSEKQQALERERAALVGSAPVQDVAFAVMESTPHDVKVHLRGDPEKLGPVVPRRWLEVFGGELLPAKAGSGRLELAGWITAKNNPLTARVMVNRIWLHHFGKGLVKTPNDFGARGSAPSHPELLDWLASEFVEKKWSVKALHRQIMLSATYQQASVLRPDAAKIDANNDLYWRFDRRRLSGEELRDSLLTASGQLDRKPGGAHPFPPEASWSYSQHVPFSTFYESDKRSVYLISVRNRRHPFLGLFDGADPNATTPQRQDTTVPTQALYFLNDPFFHGQSEKVAAHALAKPEPARLDELFRAAFQRTPTAKEQDAANAFLKRYTATLTETPPADRTKAAWAALARVLLASNEFLYLD
- a CDS encoding DUF1501 domain-containing protein — protein: MHSPTRRGFVQSAVAGSLLMPGILSELLASDAADPLAPKKPHFAPKAKAVIFLFMSGGVSHVDSFDPKPKLTANHGKTVALDHPETRNRPGYEKLFLKQPNWKFAPRGKSGIETSDLFPHLAKQIDDIALVRSMHTSHSNHYNATLGMHTGSFTVARPSIGSWMSYGLGTSNRNLPSFLVLAPQMPYAGTQVWASDFLPGAHQGTRVIPGTEPIANLKRRVPTAQRQELELDAMKAFNEAHQSTRADDPNLAARIKSFETAAGMQSEMPAALDLSKETDETLALYGLKRGQQEGFGWQCLVARRLVERGVRFVELIHTGSSANWDSHGNMADHGRLAQQVDQPMAGLITDLKRVGLFDDVLVVWTTEFGRTPFNNTADNPGREHHNWAFSSWLAGAGVKRGVAYGTTDEHGIKPVEKPVHVHDFHATILHLMGINHEKLTYRHAGRDYRLTDVEGEVVKGVLS